In Necator americanus strain Aroian chromosome IV, whole genome shotgun sequence, the following proteins share a genomic window:
- a CDS encoding hypothetical protein (NECATOR_CHRIV.G16025.T1), with translation MDAVFFEPRRTSVFVTPGGSTKKLANHTNKRVAYKFVFPPNSTFYAKPEQMYGFIPEWGKIDVTLYRKPGKSTTESMTIQFAAAPTGTDPTASFSTGVPQGEYGGETQVKLVGTE, from the exons ATGGATGCGGTTTTTTTCGAACCCCGTCGAACCTCCGTATTTGTGACACCCGGCGGATCGACCAAGAAACTCGCCAATCACACCAATAAGAGGGTAGCATACAAA TTCGTTTTCCCACCCAACTCAACCTTCTACGCAAAACCAGAGCAAATGTACGGTTTCATACCGGAATGGGGGAAGATTGACGTTACACTTTATAGAAAG cCCGGAAAATCAACCACTGAAAGTATGACGATTCAATTCGCAGCTGCGCCAACGGGAACCGATCCAACAGCCAGTTTTTCTACCGGGGTACCGCAAGGAGAATATGGTGGTGAAACGCAAGTGAAATTAGTTGGCACGGAATGA
- a CDS encoding hypothetical protein (NECATOR_CHRIV.G16026.T1), with translation MGPISVAFELCENNVIKWSLVFVTVPIGSIRVRLRTSAGIGFLHTAPIDVNNRMMEEYMRSKQTYHMIET, from the exons ATGGGACCTATTTCTGTCGCCTTCGAGCTTTGCGAGAACAACGTCATTAAATGGTCGTTAGTATTCGTTACAGTTCCCATAGGATCCATCCGCGTCAGACTGAGAACTAGCGCTG GAATTGGTTTTCTGCACACCGCCCCCATTGACGTAAACAACAGAATGATGGAGGAATACATGAGAAGTAAACAAACCTATCATATGATAGAGACCTAA
- a CDS encoding hypothetical protein (NECATOR_CHRIV.G16022.T1): MMLQYLCVIRGTCPTTPAPGTACGVNQRRWVCGTPCEPTCATPNPTCVKRCVANVCQCSEGYIRYTGVCIPKSACPTPAPTPYPPIVVVPIYQSPPVYTCPVYQTYAQCVPCERACNTPYYLCYQYCVPGCTCQPGFVRDTTTNNCINSYYCPRYRTYNRKAIKVQNADINRN, from the exons ATGATGTTACAGTATCTTTGTGTCATCAGAGGAACCTGTCCAACAACACCGGCTCCAGGAA CAGCATGTGGAGTAAACCAAAGACGATGGGTGTGCGGTACTCCTTGTGAACCGACTTGCGCTACACCAAATCCA ACCTGCGTTAAACGATGCGTTGCAAACGTCTGCCAATGTTCTGAGGGATACATCCGCTATACTGGAGTTTGCATTCCTAA GTCCGCTTGTCCGACTCCTGCTCCTACCCCTTATCCTCCGATCGTTGTCGTCCCCATCTACCAAAGCCCTCCCGTATACA CTTGTCCCGTTTACCAAACATACGCCCAATGTGTCCCATGCGAAAGAGCTTGTAACACCCCTTACTAT CTCTGCTATCAGTACTGCGTCCCTGGTTGCACCTGTCAGCCAGGATTCGTGAGGGACACGACGACGAATAATTGCATTAACAGCTACTACTGCCCTCGTTATCGAACCTACAACAGAAAAGCTATAAAGGTTCAAAATGCGGACATCAACAGAAACTGA
- a CDS encoding hypothetical protein (NECATOR_CHRIV.G16023.T1), with translation MRATFLLICLATVTFSDLIPRYDLPTDSQEFVTFRSQPSPPNVAAISRCETIPWYGCQAQFNQLLGMDPLLYWRNGTLINKLVNQLLQANTTELVKVCNARTQFYQCLGTSYYACMNLFNILDTYNPDFVNAFDYTRTYLGLEFMCNAGFEEVVNQWPCLHGIQSTTPYQNCMNNFTYNVVPTNFCNMVDTTGKCLNNVYLNACVDNGAGWFGCENFRFTFDQTCWGLRCNVGMNY, from the exons ATGAGAGCCACGTTTCTCCTGATTTGCCTGGCTACTGTTACATTCTCGGATCTCATTCCCAGATATGATTTACCGACGGATTCTCAAGAATTCGTGACATTCCGCTCGCAGCCATCGCCGCCTAACGTG GCAGCCATATCGAGATGCGAGACAATACCGTGGTATGGATGTCAG GCACAGTTCAACCAACTGCTCGGTATGGATCCTCTGCTGTACTGGAGAAATGGCACACTCATAAATAAACTAGTGAATCAGCTGCTCCAAGCAAATACCACTGAGCTGGTGAAAGTGTGCAA cGCTCGAACACAATTCTATCAGTGTCTTGGCACATCCTACTATGCCTGTATGAACCTATTCAACATTCTCGACACTTATAATCCAGATTTTGTGAATG CCTTTGACTACACTCGCACATATCTTGGCTTAGAATTTATGTGCAATGCAGGATTCGAAG aagttgTAAACCAATGGCCATGTCTCCACGGCATTCAATCGACGACTCCTTATCAAAACTGCATGAATAACTTCACCTACAATGTTGTCCCTACGAATTTCTGCAA tatggTGGACACAACCGGCAAATGCTTGAACAACGTCTATTTGAACGCTTGTGTGGACAATGGG gctgGTTGGTTTGGCTGTGAGAATTTCCGCTTCACATTTGACCAAACTTGCTGGGGTTTGCGTTGCAACGTCGGAATGAACTACTAA
- a CDS encoding hypothetical protein (NECATOR_CHRIV.G16027.T1), with translation MLSRTVRCYSKGSTGLRAILNKELEGIKAAGTYKNERVIVGPQGVTVKVQGQEKAVINFCANNYLGLSSHPEVIKAGQQALASHGAGLSSVRFICGTQDLHKELESKIAKFHGMEDAILYAACFDANGGIFEQLTNADDIIISDELNHASIIDGIRLSKAKKLRFKHMDIADLETKLKENQDARQRVIVTDGVFSMDGDVAPLKEICDLAEKYNAIVFVDDCHASGFFGPTGRGTEESLGMSGRVDIVNSTLGKALGGSMGGYTTGPKPLIDLLRQRSRPYLFSNSLAPSIVGGAIKVFDLLMNDPSFIGSLKANVQRFRTNMTDLGFKVLGNDSTHPICPVLLGDARLASEMADALLKKGIYVIGFSYPVVPTGKARIRVQISAAHSTEQIDFAVDAFKEVGKKLGVI, from the exons ATGCTGTCACGAACCGTACGCTGCTACTCGAAAGGAAGCACTGGCCTCAGAGCGATCCTTAACAAAGAGCTTGAGGGGATCAAG GCGGCTGGCACTTACAAAAACGAAAGAGTGATTGTTGGACCGCAGGGAGTCACCGTGAAGGTACAAGGTCAAGAGAAAGCGGTTATCAACTTCTGCGCTAATAACTATCTCGGACTTAGTAGCCATCCAGAG GTGATCAAAGCTGGGCAGCAAGCACTGGCCAGTCATGGAGCTGGACTATCATCCGTTCGATTTATCTGTGGTACTCAGGATTTGCACAAAGAGTTGGAGTCTAAGATTGCTAAA TTCCACGGCATGGAGGATGCAATTTTGTATGCAGCCTGTTTCGATGCTAACGGTGGCATTTTCGAGCAATTAACAA aTGCTGACGACATCATTATCTCTGACGAACTCAATCACGCCTCCATTATCGACGGAATCAGACTGAGCAAGGCAAAGAAACTACGCTTTAAGCACATGGACATTGCAGACTTGGAGACGAAATTAAAGGAGAATCAAG ATGCTCGCCAGCGTGTAATTGTCACTGACGGGGTGTTTTCCATGGATGGCGATGTTGCACCGTTGAAGGAGATTTGTGATCTAGCTGAGAA GTACAATGCTATTGTATTTGTGGATGATTGTCACGCTAGCGGATTTTTCGGTCCAACCGGAAGAGGAACAGAAGAGTCTCTAG GAATGTCCGGACGAGTCGACATTGTCAATTCGACACTAGGTAAAGCACTCGGAGGATCAATGGGAGGATATACTACTG GACCGAAACCATTAATTGACCTTCTACGACAGCGATCCAGACCATACCTCTTCTCAAATTCATTGGCACCCAGTATTGTTGGAGGAGCTATTAAA GTTTTTGATCTTCTTATGAATGATCCGTCCTTTATCGGCTCATTGAAGGCTAACGTGCAACGATTCAG GACCAATATGACTGATTTGGGATTCAAGGTGTTAGGAAATGACAGCACACATCCAATTTGTCCCGTTCTCCTCGGCGATGCTAG GCTTGCATCGGAGATGGCAGATGCTTTGTTGAAGAAGGGCATCTACGTCATTGGCTTTAGCTATCCTGTTGTGCCGACGGGAAAAGCTCGCATTAGGGTTCAG ATTTCTGCAGCGCACAGTACCGAGCAAATCGACTTCGCCGTTGACGCGTTCAAGGAAGTTGGGAAGAAACTTGGAGTTATTTAA
- a CDS encoding hypothetical protein (NECATOR_CHRIV.G16024.T1): MADVVFFEPRRTNVFVTTGGSNKKLANQTNMRVAYKFVFPPDSSFFAKPEQMYGFVPKGGKTDVTLYRKPGKGTTEKMTIQFAAVQNNATDPKASFATGQPLGEFAGETIVTLVGTE; the protein is encoded by the exons ATGGCAGACGTAGTTTTCTTCGAACCACGTAGAACAAATGTGTTCGTGACAACAGGTGGATCGAACAAAAAACTCGCAAATCAAACCAATATGAGAGTAGCATATAAG TTCGTTTTTCCGCCAGACTCGagtttttttgcaaaacctgAACAGATGTACGGTTTTGTtccaaaaggaggaaaaacagACGTAACACTTTACAGAAAG CCAGGAAAAGGAACCACAGAGAAGATGACGATTCAATTCGCTGCAGTACAGAACAATGCCACAGATCCGAAGGCTAGTTTCGCGACTGGACAACCGCTTGGAGAGTTTGCGGGCGAAACGATAGTAACATTAGTTGGaactgaatga
- a CDS encoding hypothetical protein (NECATOR_CHRIV.G16023.T2) translates to MRATFLLICLATVTFSDLIPRYDLPTDSQEFVTFRSQPSPPNAAISRCETIPWYGCQAQFNQLLGMDPLLYWRNGTLINKLVNQLLQANTTELVKVCNARTQFYQCLGTSYYACMNLFNILDTYNPDFVNAFDYTRTYLGLEFMCNAGFEEVVNQWPCLHGIQSTTPYQNCMNNFTYNVVPTNFCNMVDTTGKCLNNVYLNACVDNGAGWFGCENFRFTFDQTCWGLRCNVGMNY, encoded by the exons ATGAGAGCCACGTTTCTCCTGATTTGCCTGGCTACTGTTACATTCTCGGATCTCATTCCCAGATATGATTTACCGACGGATTCTCAAGAATTCGTGACATTCCGCTCGCAGCCATCGCCGCCTAAC GCAGCCATATCGAGATGCGAGACAATACCGTGGTATGGATGTCAG GCACAGTTCAACCAACTGCTCGGTATGGATCCTCTGCTGTACTGGAGAAATGGCACACTCATAAATAAACTAGTGAATCAGCTGCTCCAAGCAAATACCACTGAGCTGGTGAAAGTGTGCAA cGCTCGAACACAATTCTATCAGTGTCTTGGCACATCCTACTATGCCTGTATGAACCTATTCAACATTCTCGACACTTATAATCCAGATTTTGTGAATG CCTTTGACTACACTCGCACATATCTTGGCTTAGAATTTATGTGCAATGCAGGATTCGAAG aagttgTAAACCAATGGCCATGTCTCCACGGCATTCAATCGACGACTCCTTATCAAAACTGCATGAATAACTTCACCTACAATGTTGTCCCTACGAATTTCTGCAA tatggTGGACACAACCGGCAAATGCTTGAACAACGTCTATTTGAACGCTTGTGTGGACAATGGG gctgGTTGGTTTGGCTGTGAGAATTTCCGCTTCACATTTGACCAAACTTGCTGGGGTTTGCGTTGCAACGTCGGAATGAACTACTAA